A genomic region of Populus nigra chromosome 11, ddPopNigr1.1, whole genome shotgun sequence contains the following coding sequences:
- the LOC133668525 gene encoding myosin-binding protein 1 yields MAISAVSSVKSKKRSWSISPALTSAALEWLLMCMLFINAIFSYLITKFACQWELQTPCLLCSRLDHILGSKKLKYYWDLICGNHKLEISSLVFCHAHNNLVNVHGMCENCLFSFATTNKSNAETYRLLVGKLGEDSSFVLDQDSLLDGHSSVARQCSCCNEPWIPRGYCQKLMRAISVDSGAADLDVPLSGAIKHDCSNLKKSKQSIPIRSTRQKTSGFDHLSHVGYTELKFNSDTESEVMLSDDDGKNAVHEDISVGYVKPEPCTTSLLDDSVTEKLIDPVSSPEPSILASKVQSDAINSHTVTAIASRVPIEHDLEELNWQQADCKADSSTPPELISHDNVPPSPIASDSPQKASKEREIISLDEVPQSSNAKETPPEASDENRIISVDSVRPSTERINPDKLSQESELISLVDFLPSTNGAETPVQGLKESCVSREEETWQTSVTGGEDLCKGESQPARRTDTASEINPSSSDNGQQFANLLDLSDAYKLAVGNRERQLSGVLAEQRAVKDTSRLSEDLKLLLSQLSAAREQSMNDMSPRVPMSPRVPISPKLSINSDEVKTSDASSIIGMQILQKRITLERNESGLSLDGSIVSEIEGESDIDRLKRQVEHDKKLLSALYKELEEERNASTIAVNQAMAMITRIQEEKATLHMEALQSLRMMEEQAEYDMEALQKTNDLLTEKEKEVQDLEEELEFYRSKFPNEAIFETPISDRKATGTRADHSEAGCIEDSASTSKNSVEEKQVEGTNTSLADKNIISVNSSLLDFEDEKSYITQSLKKLKRKLHLFSNNGLSLELINSEYSGDKENDMRDLNSKVGAEQNGGAEESKLSMTDRRNEPVQGPLLEKSLGSTQEIDLNSLVNEVSDLSQKVEALEADQNFLEHSINSIRYGEEGLQFIQEIASHLKGLRKIGIQQREQITA; encoded by the exons ATGGCTATCAGCGCGGTTTCATCTGTTAAATCAAAGAAGAGGTCCTGGAGTATCAGCCCTGCATTGACATCTGCTGCTTTGGAATGGTTGCTAATGTGCATGCTCTTCATCAATGCTATATTCTCgtatttaattacaaaatttgCATGTCAATGGGAGTTGCAAACCCCGTGTTTGCTATGCTCAAGACTGGATCATATTTTGGGCTCTAAAAAGTTGAAATATTATTGGGATTTGATCTGTGGCAATCATAAGTTAGAGATCTCATCCTTAGTTTTCTGTCACGCTCACAATAATCTTGTCAATGTCCATGGAATGTGTGAAAATTGCCTTTTCTCATTTGCCACAACCAATAAGTCCAATGCTGAAACGTATAGGTTGTTGGTGGGGAAGTTGGGGGAGGATTCTAGCTTTGTTTTAGATCAGGACTCACTACTTGATGGTCATAGTTCAGTTGCTAGACAATGTTCTTGTTGCAATGAACCATGGATTCCAAGAGGATATTGCCAAAAGCTGATGCGGGCTATATCAGTTGATTCTGGGGCTGCTGATCTTGATGTCCCTTTATCAGGTGCTATTAAACATGACTGCAGCAACCTGAAGAAGAGTAAACAATCTATACCCATCAGAAGTACTCGACAGAAAACTAGTGGGTTTGATCATTTATCTCATGTAGGGTACACCGAACTTAAGTTCAACTCTGATACTGAATCTGAAGTCATGTTGTCTGATGATGATGGCAAAAATGCTGTACACGAAGATATTTCAGTTGGATACGTGAAGCCAGAACCTTGCACTACCAGTCTACTCGATGATTCTGTTACTGAGAAACTGATCGATCCAGTTTCTTCACCTGAGCCTTCAATTTTGGCTTCAAAGGTGCAATCAGATGCTATCAACTCGCATACTGTCACAGCAATAGCATCTAGAGTTCCTATTGAGCATGATTTGGAGGAGCTTAATTGGCAACAAGCTGATTGCAAGGCTGATTCCTCTACACCTCCTGAGCTCATTTCCCATGATAACGTTCCTCCATCACCAATTGCCAGTGACAGCCCTCAAAAAGcatcaaaagaaagagagattatTTCTCTAGATGAAGTTCCTCAATCATCAAATGCGAAAGAAACTCCACCGGAAGCATCAGATGAGAACAGGATTATTTCAGTAGACAGTGTTCGTCCATCAACAGAGAGGATAAATCCTGACAAACTTTCACAGGAGAGCGAGCTCATTTCGCTTGTTGATTTCCTTCCATCAACAAATGGAGCAGAAACTCCTGTTCAAGGATTAAAAGAGAGCT GTGTATCCAGAGAAGAGGAAACTTGGCAGACATCTGTGACAGGCGGTGAGGATCTCTGCAAGGGAGAAAGTCAGCCAGCTAGAAGAACTGACACAGCTTCAGAAATAAACCCTAGTTCTAGTGACAATGGTCAGCAATTTGCAAACTTATTGGATCTCAGTGATGCTTATAAGTTAGCTGTTGGGAATAGGGAAAGGCAGTTGTCTGGTGTTCTTGCTGAACAAAGGGCTGTAAAGGATACTTCAAGACTTAGCGAAGATTTGAAGCTTTTACTCTCACAACTCTCTGCTGCTAGAGAGCAGTCAATGAATGATATGAGTCCTAGAGTCCCTATGAGTCCCAGAGTACCTATTAGTCCTAAATTATCTATTAACAGTGACGAAGTAAAGACTTCTGATGCTTCTAGTATCATAGGAATGCAAATTCTTCAAAAGCGAATCACGCTAGAAAGAAATGAGTCTGGTCTATCTTTGGATGGAAGTATTGTCAGTGAAATTGAAGGTGAAAGTGACATTGATCGGTTAAAACGGCAGGTTGAGCATGATAAGAAATTGCTGAGTGCTTTGTACAAAGAACTGGAGGAAGAAAGGAACGCATCCACAATTGCTGTAAATCAAGCTATGGCCATGATTACTCGAATACAGGAAGAGAAGGCAACACTCCACATGGAAGCTCTGCAGAGCCTAAGAATGATGGAGGAGCAAGCTGAGTATGATATGGAAGCATTGCAAAAAACGAATGACCTTCTCacagaaaaggagaaagagGTCCAAGATCTAGAAGAGGAACTTGAGTTTTATAGGAGTAAGTTCCCCAACGAAGCAATCTTTGAGACACCAATTTCTGACAGAAAGGCAACAGGTACGAGAGCGGATCACTCTGAAGCTGGATGTATAGAAGATAGTGCAAGCACCAGTAAAAACTCAGTTGAAGAAAAACAAGTTGAAGGAACGAACACGTCACTTGCGGATAAGAATATCATTTCTGTGAATAGTTCATTGCTTGATTTTGAAGATGAAAAGTCGTATATCACACAAAGTCTGAAGAAGTTGAAAAGGAAGCTTCATCTATTTTCTAATAATGGACTAAGCTTAGAGTTGATCAACAGTGAATATTCAGGAGACAAGGAAAATGACATGAGGGATCTGAATAGCAAAGTGGGAGCTGAACAGAATGGTGGGGCAGAAGAGAGTAAATTATCAATGACCGATAGAAGAAATGAGCCTGTTCAAGGACCCTTACTAGAGAAATCTTTAGGTTCTACTCAAGAAATTGATCTAAATTCTCTAGTAAATGAAGTTTCTGATCTAAGTCAGAAGGTGGAAGCTCTTGAGGCAGACCAGAATTTCCTTGAGCACAGCATTAACTCAATCAGATATGGAGAGGAAGGGCTTCAATTCATTCAGGAGATAGCTTCTCACCTGAAAGGATTGCGAAAGATCGGGATACAACAAAGAGAGCAAATCACTGCTTAA
- the LOC133668510 gene encoding uncharacterized protein LOC133668510, producing MANHDLILGQSHNLGLRQNQQLVLGHDHSLDLGQNHDLELGQAHEHHLGLAHEHELDLGHPHDDEMGLGQSQNDEGEAVHNYGHGNNLGIDRKPEQGDHELALTVQNHELALSENNELVVSENQELDDNLQLTVDEDQEMGLEHAQGLTIEESQLIVHSPVIQARTVSIAPNYELAVGQEFPDVFSCRRALRDTAIALHFEMQTIKSDKTRFTAKCASEGCPWRIHAAKLPGVPTFTIRTIHESHTCGGISHLGHQQASVQWVANSVEQRLKENPNYKPKEILEEIHRVHGITLSYKQAWRGKERIMAAMRGSFEEGYRLLPQYCDQVKRTNPGSIASVYGNPTDNCFQRLFISFQASIYGFLNACRPLLGLDRTFLKSKYLGTLFLATGFDGDGALFPLAFGVVDEETEENWMWFLSELHSLLEINTENMPRLTILSDRQKGIVDGVEANFPTAFHGFCMRHLSESFRKEFNNTMLVNLLWEAAHALTVIEFEAKILEIEEISQDAAYWIRRIPPRLWATAYFEGTRFGHLTANIVESLNTWILEASGLPIIQMMECIRRQLMTWFNERRETSMQWTSILVPSAERRVAEALERARTYQVLRANEAEFEVISHEGTNIVDIRNRCCLCRGWQLYGLPCAHAVAALLSCRQNVHRFTESCFTVATYRKTYSQTIHPIPDKSLWIELSDGDPNSNKAIEVVINPPKSLRPPGRPRKKRVRAEDRGRVKRVVHCSRCNQTGHFRTTCAAPI from the coding sequence ATGGCTAACCATGACCTGATACTTGGGCAAAGTCATAATCTAGGGCTCAGGCAGAATCAACAGCTGGTCCTAGGCCATGATCACAGTTTGGATCTAGGCCAGAACCATGATTTGGAACTGGGGCAAGCACATGAACATCATTTGGGTTTGGCACATGAACATGAATTGGATTTAGGACATCCTCATGATGATGAAATGGGTTTGGGACAGAGCCAGAATGACGAAGGGGAAGCTGTTCACAATTATGGGCATGGGAACAATTTAGGTATTGATCGAAAACCTGAACAGGGAGATCATGAGCTGGCTCTTACTGTACAGAACCATGAGTTAGCTTTATCAGAGAACAATGAGTTGGTTGTTTCAGAAAACCAAGAACTTGATGACAACCTGCAACTAACTGTGGACGAGGATCAGGAAATGGGTTTGGAACATGCTCAGGGTTTGACTATTGAGGAGTCCCAGCTTATAGTCCATAGTCCTGTTATTCAGGCCCGTACCGTTTCAATAGCTCCTAATTATGAGCTTGCAGTGGGGCAAGAGTTCCCAGATGTCTTCAGCTGCCGCAGGGCGTTGAGGGATACAGCAATTGCCCTTCACTTTGAAATGCAGACAATAAAATCTGACAAGACACGCTTCACAGCTAAATGTGCAAGTGAGGGATGTCCCTGGCGCATACATGCAGCAAAGCTTCCAGGTGTTCCAACTTTCACAATTAGGACCATTCATGAGTCCCATACATGTGGAGGAATTTCTCATCTTGGCCATCAGCAAGCTTCAGTTCAATGGGTTGCAAACTCTGTGGAGCAGCGGCTTAAGGAGAATCCTAATTACAAGCCAAAGGAGATATTAGAAGAGATTCACCGGGTACATGGCATCACTTTATCATACAAGCAAGCTTGGAGAGGCAAGGAACGCATCATGGCCGCTATGCGTGGATCCTTTGAAGAAGGGTATCGCCTGCTTCCCCAGTATTGTGACCAGGTTAAACGGACAAATCCTGGGAGTATTGCATCTGTATATGGTAACCCAACGGATAATTGCTTCCAGCGTCTCTTCATATCATTTCAGGCATCGATTTATGGTTTTCTGAATGCTTGTCGGCCTCTCCTTGGGCTTGATAGGACTTTTTTGAAAAGCAAGTACCTCGGTACTTTATTTCTTGCCACTGGCTTTGATGGGGATGGAGCTCTCTTTCCCCTGGCATTTGGTGTTGTTGATGAAGAGACTGAAGAGAATTGGATGTGGTTTCTATCCGAACTTCATAGCCTCCTTGAGATTAATACTGAAAACATGCCGAGGCTAACAATTCTGTCAGACCGGCAGAAGGGCATTGTAGATGGAGTGGAAGCAAATTTTCCGACTGCTTTTCATGGATTTTGCATGCGTCACTTGAGTGAAAGCTTCCGCAAAGAGTTCAATAACACAATGCTTGTCAACCTTCTGTGGGAAGCTGCTCATGCTCTAACTGTCATTGAATTTGAGGCAAAAATTCTAGAGATTGAGGAGATATCACAAGATGCTGCATATTGGATAAGAAGAATTCCCCCTCGGTTGTGGGCTACTGCTTATTTTGAAGGTACTCGGTTTGGACACTTGACAGCCAATATAGTTGAATCATTGAATACTTGGATTTTGGAAGCATCCGGGCTTCCAATAATTCAGATGATGGAATGTATTAGGAGGCAACTAATGACCTGGTTCAATGAACGCCGAGAGACCAGTATGCAGTGGACATCAATACTTGTGCCTTCTGCTGAGAGGCGTGTTGCGGAGGCTTTGGAGCGTGCACGCACTTATCAGGTGCTTCGCGCTAACGAAGCTGAATTTGAAGTTATATCTCATGAAGGAACAAATATTGTGGATATTCGGAACCGCTGTTGCCTTTGCCGAGGCTGGCAACTATATGGTTTACCTTGTGCACATGCTGTGGCTGCACTCCTCTCTTGCAGGCAGAATGTGCATCGGTTTACGGAGAGTTGTTTCACTGTTGCAACTTATCGAAAGACTTACTCACAAACCATTCATCCAATTCCCGATAAAAGTCTCTGGATAGAGCTGTCTGACGGGGACCCAAATTCCAACAAGGCTATTGAGGTTGTCATTAATCCACCCAAATCCCTTCGACCACCTGGTCGTCCAAGAAAGAAGCGAGTCCGAGCAGAAGATCGTGGTCGTGTGAAGCGAGTTGTGCATTGCAGCCGTTGTAATCAGACAGGCCATTTTAGAACAACATGTGCAGCACCCATCTAA